In Ananas comosus cultivar F153 linkage group 14, ASM154086v1, whole genome shotgun sequence, the genomic stretch ACAACTAGGTTAACCGTTTCACGCAGTTTGGCGCATTTACCATACAATTCAACCAGTCCAGTTATGTTTTTCACGCGGTCAAGCCTGGccatggagaagatgatggGCTTAGACCGGTCATCCAACCAACCACTGTAAGAGAAACAATAATTGGTCAATTCAGTACTTAACTAGGGAGAAAGGGAAGCAGCTAAATGACCGgcataataaataacaaaaacagCTTTCCATTATTTAGCTGAATAAAAAACTCGGTAAATCAAACTAACTTAAGTGTTAACTTGAGTTTATAGATAAATTAGAAtacaataaaatttcaaaagtatgatgatttaaaaaattagcaCAACACCATCAGTATTTTATCATTAGCCAGCCTGAAAATGAAATATAGCAACTGAGTACTCACATGTGCACGTCATTTTGCTCTGGATCATACAGCAGCTTCTCAATTGAACCATGAAGTGAAGTAAGCCTCTTCTCCTTTTCTGAGTAAGGAAAATAAATAGACATATCTGCTCCAGGAGAGACAATATTGAACTTAGGGTCGAAAACATCAATGCCATGGACAACACGATATAGACCAGGGAGAGTAAAAGCAGTATGGCTCTCATACTGTCCAACCGTGTTTTTGCTGAGGAAGAGAACATAATTAGTTCGATTTACAATATACAGAAACCACAAAGATCATAATATTAAGCAGCATTAGCAGATAGCCAGATAACAGTCAATTTGCTAGAGACAGCTTgtattttctaattaaataCATGAAACAGAAAAGATTTAGCTAATCCGCTACCACGGACATGTATGATAGCCTAACAAGTGCATCATAAGCAGAAGCGCTTCAATTGTAAGTTGAAGCCCGTGCAAGAAGAGATTCAAGATAGAGATTAAAGATAAGGATCAATACACCTAACCCAAGATTGTCTGGGACTATAAAACTTCATGACTACCAGAACGTAAACAATGCAttaaattatagtaattttGAAGGGAACTTAAAACCATAAAAGAAAAGTGATGTAGTTTTACAGAAAGACTACAGGATGACACAGATTTAGATGACAGTAACTACTACTCACATGGTGCACACATAAATTGATTACCGCAATTATAGAACAATTTTGATCcttcataaaattttgagaaaaggtaaataaaataaaaaaagaacaattgACGAGGCAGTAGTGAGAACCTTCCAGCAATTTCTTGGTAGGTGCTAGTGATTATAAAATCTGCATTGTTCATTGCAATTAGATCTGCAGTGAACTGGCATGAGAAATGGTATTTTTCTTCAAAGTTCTTCCAGTATATATCTGACTCCGGATACTTCGTTTTCTCGAGAGCATGAGCTATATTGCACTACACAAAGTTTATCAATAGCATGAGCATGTAATGACGATTTTATCTACTTAAAGGAAGGGAAAAGGAACAAAGGACAAAAGATCTCATCCAGAGCATGCCTGAGTAATTCCTAGTTTGTAAGAAAGCAAAGAGGCAACAAGATTTCCATCACTGTAGTTTCCAATAATTAGATCAGGAGTGCCCTGTAATTCCGCGGCAATCTCACTAGCTGCATCCTGAAGAGAACATTAAATGGGTTTACGTCAAATTAAACAAACCAAGTCAATACAGTCAAGGAGATTTTAAGGTAAGAGTGTTGGTATTAGCAAGGTAATTGATCATAGGCGTTAACACTATGATTAGAAATTAAAGCCAATCCAAGGCCTGTCATGGCAATCATATTATTTGAGCTTTTTCTTTATGAGTAAAAGACTTTCCTAATTGACTTAGAATAGCTACTTGCATTGATAAAGATCAGAAAATTAGCAACGAAAACAAGCAGTTTCTGATGAAAAACTGTTGactgaaataagaaaaaatatggaAACCTGTATGCCTAGTTAAGAACCACAAtctagaaataagaaaaaatatggcAACTTGTATGCCTAATTAAGAACCACAATCTAGAATACAATGTGACCTTCGATATAGATATAGAGAAGGCTATCGATGCTTACCATTGCAAAGGTCTCCAAATAAGGCCAGACATCAAATCTTGAAATCCATTTCTTAAGAATTCCTTTCTCACTTCTAAAAGGCACACGCAAGATGAAGGTATGCTGCGTGCCAATGATTCGTTCAAGCCGTTGATTGCATGTTGTCCCTTTCGCGTCCGGTATTAATCTAGTCACCTTTAACAACAAACGTCATCATAAGAAACTAAAGGAATTTAAAGCGGACAACATGTACAGTGAGTGATGCCGTGCATGAAATATTCCAATGAGGAAAGTTCTGTTGGGAAATAATGCACGTCGAGGGAgacattaaaaatttctaatgttatattttttttttaaagaatgaaagaatgaaaaaagaaaGTGTTGATGCTTACTATAAGAATCTTGGGATCAACATCAAGCCCCTGCTTTTTGATCCTTACAAGCATCTCATTCTCTAGAGCACGAACTTGATCCAATATATAGACAACCTGCATCCCACCTCAAGAAACTAAATACTCTTTTACTAACCCAAAACTTGCTAAAAAcaacaaaaccaaaatttaaCCTCATGATAATGGTAGTAAATTTCATAAAGGAACAGAGGTGGAGTTTTTCTCTCTTATATTTCACCTACCTGCCCTCCAGTGTCCGGCATTCCAAGCACATTAGCTTGGCCAAAGTACCCATGTGGAGAAACAATAACGACATTGAACACCATCGGGATCCTCCCCAAGAATGTCTCCAAAGTAGAGGGATCAGGGGCTTGAAGAATGTCCAGTAGAAGATGAATCATCTCCAACACACGTTGAGCTGTATCACCCCAACCTTTTTCCAAGCCCATCTCTTGGAACCTGCAAATTAATCAAAAGCTAACTTTTTCGACTAAAATGCTTTTTTTCCAACTAGGAAACTTCCCCACAAACTCAATATCATTGGAAAAACAGAGCAGCATGGCAAAGTCATGATTTAGGATGTCTTGAAGTATTCTGCAAAGTTGTCATTTTGATAGAAGAAACCACTTGCAGTTTCATGGAGTTAGAAAACTGTtcacccaaaaaagaaaaaagtgctCCGATAGTAGATAACAAATGGCAGCATTCTTAAGTCCAAAATTGGTGATGTCTCTTATCTCTGCTAAAGTTTTCTACTTATAGACAACAGAGAATTCAAgcattttctaaatttttcttCAGTATTAAATAATGAATTAGCACATACATACTTCATGGTTATACAGCCTCCTCCAACTtcatagaaataataataaagaaaaaggtttAACCACAATCAAGGTGGAACCTACCCTAACAAAGCATTATTTGCATCTCTCACTAGACGTTAAACTTCATTTACTCTACTATTTGGATTATTTGATATGTTAGatatgatttttaattttctgaagGGAAATCTAGACATAATTTGATGTACATCTATAAGTACCGTATGTCAGTAGCGTTTATTTTCTTACTGATATGCAAATTGTGCGTATGGCGTCTCTGGCGGGAGCTTAGACAAATACTCCTCAGCCTTTGCCAAGGTAGATTGAAGCCTGGACAAGCTCTGTACTCTATCATTCAGCATCATCACCTGTCCTTATCATAGAAATCCATgtcaaattcaataaaatattagaagaAATATAAACTCTCATATTCGTAACAATTAAATTCTTACATGTCCCTTGTACTTGTGTGCACGTAGGAAGTTGAGGAGGGGCTCCAAGGAATCCCTGTTTCGAAACATTATCGAAGAAAGGTGGCGGTTGAGGAACAGAACACCGTTCCCGATCGACGACGATCGACTCGGTCGTGGGAAAGACGCATTAAAGGGCTCCAAATCGAGTTCGAGCACAAATTGATTAGTGACCCTAAGAAAATTCAATAAACACATAACCactttaaataaatcaaaagcaaaattaaTCTTCAGGTATAACCAAAGCAAAATTAATGATAGAGAGTGTTTGGCCCAAAACCTTCTCAAGTCAAAATTAATGATAGAGTAATTTGACAATCCATGCTTATTAAAACCTTACAAATCAATGTGTTTTggactgttttttttttaaaaaatctatgcATCAAGTAGAGAtcgaaaaaaaacaaaaaagaacagTATAAATTGAATGAGCTTCAGAAACATCTTTACCTGATAAACTAACAAAACAATTCATATCAGTCATTAACTTCGTCAATCTTCAGGCATCTTGATGCACAAGTAAAAGGCATAAACATGAATCTGATTGTTTTGAATCGCCGACAACGATGCTCTAAAATCAATTTCAGTTCAAGAAAATGTAGGCGCAAAATCCTCTCAAGTGTAGCCTAAGTTACTAAAGAGAATTGAGGTAGAATTCAGCATAGACAATTACTGGCCATCGGCGAGCTCTTCTTTGAATCGGAGGTACTCTGACACGCTCAACTGATCGACGGTGAGCTCGTAGACGTTCACCCGCACAAACTCCCACACGCCAGGCCTCGGCCGCACGGCTATGGCCACAAAGGGGGGTAGAACTATAGCTTCCTAAAAATTTACAACAAAATCGGCATCAAATTGAACCTCCGAACCCTAATTAGACGAAGAAAGGTTCCATTGTTAGCAAAGAGGGGTGGCGAGCAAAACCTGAGCGGATTTGAGGAACTCGAAGAAGGGGCCCTCGGAGAGCTTGGTGCTGTCTTCGATGGTGGCGAGGGCGTCGAGGAGGTGGTGGGGTTGGAGGatccccttcccctcccccatGTACCTGGGATCGTATCAATCATGGTGGATTccgttagagagagagagagagagagtagagagagagagagtgagagggaaaAGGGTGACCTGGATAAGAGGGAGACGAGCTCGTTGCGGTGGACGGTGAGGGTGTCCTCGAGCCTGTCGCGGAAGCTGGGGACGCGCGCGAGCTTGGGAGCCGCCatggctagagagagaaaagagccttttagagagagagaggaaaggatgagggaagagagagagagagagagaggagagggaagtGGGAGTGGGGAAACGGAGTTCGTTGGTGTGCATTTTATACAGCTCGAGAGTGTCACGAAGGAGAACCGATGGACCGGGTCCACCATAGACCTGCCATTCAATTTTTAGAATGGTTACCCTTCAATTTGCCGCGCTTATGATTTAGCACATTTTTACTTTACTtcacttagggtgtgtttggttcctcaTAAAATCAccctaaaaaatttttttcggTTGAAAAATGAGATTCCAGTATTTGGTGGctcgtaaaaaaattttttccaaatttttttttacagattctaaggaaaaggaaaaacctTTTCCGCTCGAATCGAGCGGAAAATGAAAACACGCGGTGTTGCGCAGGCCGCACGGGAAAGAAAGGGCGCGGTTCACGAGGTCTgctccacctcgtggaccgcgggAGGAAGGTCCATGATGGACCTCGCGCGGCGTTGCTCACACCttgggggagaaaaaaaatgcggtccacgaggtccgCTCCACCTTGTGGACCACGTGAGGAGAGGTCCATCAAAGGTCCACGATGGACCTCTCTCTCTGcccctcttttatatatatatatatatataaaattgagctcctgtacttttaaaagtatcaaagttattggtgcttgtagattttttgcctttgaattaagagatgtgcggttaggatgatgtgggctccctagggttgagtgggtagttggttgaatagtataatctaacggatggaaatgataaaaagattagatctaatggtaaaaaatttacaagcaccaagtgctttgtacttttacaagtaccatagccggactctctctctctctctctctctctctctctctctctatatatgaagagttgagctagaatactatcggtagcaaacgggctccgttgctacccatttgttttcaatgatggagcacccaaatcgatgatcaacaccgttgaatatgatctataccacttgaagtatctagaaatcaaatttcatgcttttccgatattgttctcttgtccaccaaatgggcgtaaaaatgaacgactgaaaatgaatatcctctaaaaatagatgatagggaattttgtaatcaagatcgagagtatagatcttattctaaatagtttaaagaattttctaaccaaaattaaattaatttggatagctttacaccgttaaacgagaaaacgtctcatatctaccattaaaattacaaaatttgaaaccttttgctcattaggtcaatgatgtcgaaatgatttgaaatttagtttctagat encodes the following:
- the LOC109719969 gene encoding sucrose synthase 4, coding for MAAPKLARVPSFRDRLEDTLTVHRNELVSLLSRYMGEGKGILQPHHLLDALATIEDSTKLSEGPFFEFLKSAQEAIVLPPFVAIAVRPRPGVWEFVRVNVYELTVDQLSVSEYLRFKEELADGQVTNQFVLELDLEPFNASFPRPSRSSSIGNGVLFLNRHLSSIMFRNRDSLEPLLNFLRAHKYKGHVMMLNDRVQSLSRLQSTLAKAEEYLSKLPPETPYAQFAYQFQEMGLEKGWGDTAQRVLEMIHLLLDILQAPDPSTLETFLGRIPMVFNVVIVSPHGYFGQANVLGMPDTGGQVVYILDQVRALENEMLVRIKKQGLDVDPKILIVTRLIPDAKGTTCNQRLERIIGTQHTFILRVPFRSEKGILKKWISRFDVWPYLETFAMDAASEIAAELQGTPDLIIGNYSDGNLVASLLSYKLGITQCNIAHALEKTKYPESDIYWKNFEEKYHFSCQFTADLIAMNNADFIITSTYQEIAGSKNTVGQYESHTAFTLPGLYRVVHGIDVFDPKFNIVSPGADMSIYFPYSEKEKRLTSLHGSIEKLLYDPEQNDVHIGWLDDRSKPIIFSMARLDRVKNITGLVELYGKCAKLRETVNLVVVAGYHDVKKSKDREEIQEIEKMHELIKTYDLFGQFRWISAQTNKARNGELYRYIADTGGAFVQPALYEAFGLTVVEAMTCGLPTFATCHGGPAEIIEHGVSGFHIDPYHPDQAAAVMVEFFEQSKKDPSNWIKISEGGLKRIYERYTWKIYSERLMTLAGVYGFWKYVSKLERRETRRYLEMFYILKFRELVKSVPLAVDDAH